A section of the Bryobacteraceae bacterium genome encodes:
- a CDS encoding phosphoadenylyl-sulfate reductase: MNVLDQARDALRQALAHYPDACLTCSFQAEDMAVLHLARQLRPDLPVLFLDTGYHFPETLAYRDRVAAEWGLRLVNLRARISVAEQEAGFGLLYQTDPNRCCRMRKVEPLLEGLEPYRLWITGLRRQQSPTRAALEIEETHRLPSGRPIVKLNPLAFWTWRDVLAYCTANDIPLLPLYEKGYVSIGCQPCTAKPADPDNPRSGRWGGAKLECGIHTFDREPRP, from the coding sequence ATGAACGTGCTCGACCAGGCCCGCGATGCGCTGCGCCAGGCGCTGGCCCATTATCCGGATGCCTGCCTGACGTGCAGTTTCCAGGCCGAGGACATGGCTGTGCTGCACCTGGCGCGCCAGCTCCGGCCGGACCTGCCGGTGCTGTTTCTGGACACCGGCTACCATTTCCCGGAAACGCTCGCCTACCGCGACCGAGTGGCCGCCGAGTGGGGCCTGAGGCTGGTGAACCTGCGCGCGCGAATCTCCGTCGCCGAGCAGGAAGCGGGCTTCGGGCTTCTGTATCAGACGGACCCGAACCGCTGCTGCCGGATGAGGAAAGTCGAGCCGCTGCTGGAAGGCCTGGAGCCGTACCGTCTCTGGATCACCGGGCTGCGGCGCCAGCAGTCGCCAACGCGTGCGGCGCTGGAAATCGAAGAGACCCACCGGCTGCCGTCCGGCCGCCCGATCGTAAAGCTGAATCCGCTGGCCTTCTGGACGTGGCGCGACGTCCTGGCCTACTGCACGGCCAACGATATCCCGCTGCTGCCGCTTTACGAAAAGGGCTACGTGAGCATCGGATGCCAGCCGTGCACGGCAAAGCCCGCCGATCCAGACAACCCGCGCTCGGGCCGCTGGGGTGGTGCGAAGCTCGAGTGCGGCATTCACACCTTCGACCGGGAGCCCCGGCCATGA
- a CDS encoding UPF0721 transmembrane protein produces the protein MMSLAGFLVALAVGLTGVGGGVLMTPVLILLFGLEPAAAVGTALLFVTVVKLLAAPVYVLRRAVDWRAAALMLAGGFPGAWAGVRLHSAMRASHLRPAVLVGVGATVVALALVSLCRTLRPGRASAGARRRAWLAAIGAPIGLEVGFSSAGAGALGNLALMQCTRLAPAAVVGTDLVFGLGLAAAAGSMHLAAGNVDHAVFRALCLGGIPGALAGAWLATLLPARPFRTVLTLVLLYLGSHLVWDGVRSLAR, from the coding sequence ATGATGAGTCTGGCCGGATTTCTCGTGGCGCTGGCGGTGGGGCTGACAGGGGTCGGCGGCGGCGTCCTGATGACGCCGGTGCTGATCCTCCTCTTCGGCCTGGAACCGGCGGCCGCCGTCGGGACGGCGCTGCTGTTTGTCACCGTGGTAAAGCTGTTGGCGGCGCCGGTTTACGTCCTGCGCCGGGCCGTGGACTGGCGGGCAGCGGCGCTGATGCTGGCGGGCGGGTTTCCGGGAGCGTGGGCCGGCGTCCGGCTGCACAGCGCCATGCGCGCCTCCCATCTGCGGCCTGCGGTGCTGGTCGGCGTGGGGGCCACCGTGGTGGCTCTTGCGCTGGTGAGCCTGTGCCGTACGCTGCGTCCGGGCCGCGCCTCCGCAGGGGCACGTCGGCGCGCCTGGCTGGCCGCGATCGGCGCGCCCATCGGACTGGAAGTCGGGTTCTCATCGGCCGGCGCCGGCGCGCTGGGCAATCTCGCGCTGATGCAGTGCACGCGGCTTGCCCCGGCGGCCGTCGTCGGCACGGATCTTGTTTTCGGACTCGGGCTGGCCGCTGCGGCCGGCTCCATGCATCTGGCCGCCGGCAACGTGGACCACGCCGTGTTCCGCGCGCTCTGCCTCGGCGGAATCCCCGGCGCGCTGGCGGGCGCGTGGCTGGCGACGCTGCTTCCGGCGCGGCCGTTTCGCACCGTGCTCACGCTGGTTCTCCTTT
- a CDS encoding precorrin-2 dehydrogenase, whose protein sequence is MNALFPVMLDLRGWPCAVLGGGPMAEEKVRLFEKTGARLVLISEEATPVLRARAGEGAFEWRRRRPVPEDVKAFRLVISTLADPAANAAFAEAAEAAGALFNAADDPPRCRFLLPSVHRQGSLVLAVSTGGKCPALAVRIREKLATLFDEEYAEFLDLAAEFRPVISSRFRDFSVRRKLWYRIADSPALELLRSGRRGEARTVIENLILAHKEDAA, encoded by the coding sequence ATGAACGCGCTGTTTCCGGTCATGCTCGACCTGCGCGGCTGGCCGTGCGCGGTGCTCGGCGGCGGTCCGATGGCCGAAGAGAAGGTGCGCCTGTTCGAAAAAACAGGCGCGCGGCTCGTGCTGATCAGCGAAGAGGCGACACCGGTCCTGCGCGCCCGCGCCGGAGAGGGGGCGTTCGAATGGCGGCGGCGCCGGCCCGTGCCGGAAGACGTGAAGGCGTTCCGGCTGGTGATCAGCACGCTGGCCGACCCGGCCGCCAATGCCGCCTTCGCAGAGGCCGCCGAGGCGGCCGGGGCGCTGTTCAACGCCGCCGATGATCCGCCCCGCTGCCGGTTCCTGCTGCCCTCGGTTCATCGCCAGGGGAGCCTTGTCCTTGCCGTTTCCACAGGCGGAAAATGCCCGGCGCTTGCAGTCCGCATTCGTGAAAAACTGGCTACCCTATTTGACGAGGAATACGCCGAATTTCTGGATCTGGCCGCAGAATTCCGGCCCGTTATTTCGTCGCGGTTCCGGGACTTTTCCGTTCGGAGAAAGCTCTGGTACCGGATCGCTGATTCGCCCGCCCTCGAGCTGCTCCGGAGCGGCCGCCGCGGCGAGGCCAGGACCGTAATCGAAAACCTCATCCTTGCGCACAAGGAGGACGCGGCATGA